In the Moraxella osloensis genome, TATAAATTTTTCTCACGATAAAAACTTTAAAGACAGCAAAGCCAGTCAAAGTGACTGGCTTTTGAACAATCGCTTACCAATCAAGCATCAGCAAGGGCAAGCAAGCAAAGGTAAGCAAAAGCGTTAGTTGCCGACCGCAGGCAATAAAAAATCTTGCTCATGAATCGGTGATTCTGCATCAAGTACATAAGCGTAGCTTATATCGTTAAATGCTTTAAATACCATCACATGACCGATTTGCTCACTTGGCAAGCGTACTGCCCCACCTTTTACGGGTGAATAGCCATCCAAGACTAAAGCGCCTTTTTGATAAACCGTCAACACATCGCCTGGCTCAGCGCCTTGGCTGGTACCCAAATTAATGGCAATCACCCCATCTCGACCCGCACTACTAATGGAATTTAAAATACGAATCACGCGACCGCCACGAGTAACGCTGGCAGGTTTTGGATAAAAAGCGGGTGGCAAGTACTGACCGACTTCGACAAATACACGGTCACCTTCGCGCACTTCTTGACCATACGATTTTTTAAGCTCGATACTAGAAACACCGTTTGATGCTACGCTAGTGACGATACCTGCGGCAACTTGGGTGACTTCAAGACCGATGACTTTACGGGTCACTGGGTCAACATACGGTTCGCCCTCACGGTACACGCCATAGCGTTGTCCCACAATGAGTGGCACGCCTTTGGCATAAATTTTGTTACCGACACCTGTAATAATATTTTTATCTTTTGAAGCAAGCACATAGGGGGTAGTTTTAAAGTCATCAGGCGATACGATGATATTGCGCTCAAGCCATGTTTCAATGGCAGTCAAAGGAATCGCAGCGATACTACCTGCAGCACTTACCACTGTGGTTGTGGTGACTGGCGCGTTCATGGCTTTTTCAATGCCTGCACAGCCTTCACCCGTATCTACACCGACCAATTTTTGCCCTTTAATCACACATAAGATAATCACATCTTTTGGATAAATCAGATGCGGATTACGAATATGCTTATTGGTCGCCCAGATTTCTTTCCAGCGCCACGGACTTTCTAAGAATTTGCCGGAGATATCCCAAAGCGTATCACCTTTTTTTACCACGTAACGGTTGGGAGCATCGGCTTTGATACGAGGCGGCGGGTTGTTAGCAGCAGCCACTGAAGTCACTGTCATACCTAAGGTTGCCAACAAAGCGAAGGATAATTTTTTCATTGTCGTGGTGTTATAGTTTGTCATAGCCTAATGCTCAAGGTTAACCGCTTAACGCTTTAAAATGGCATACGCTTTACCATTACTTATAAAAATCATAGCCAAATGTTGTGTTATGTGTCGCAAAATCACCCATAATTTGCACTATGTAAATTTTGGTTAGCATAGCATAAAATAATTGGGGCTTGATAAATTTTCTCTTTAAATGGTTTTTTTAAATAATTGGTTTTTGGTGGATTTTAATCATTCAATCATTATCATTATCATTGATCATTATCATTGATTATTTGCTATTGTGAAGCGATTGGTTTGCACCTATATATAAGTTCTCTGCACACGACAAAAAATCAGCACCAACCAATTTTCATGGGTTTGGGGGTTAAAAAACTGACCAACTGTCGAAATACGGCTTTATCATTGTTCAACAACACCAAACGCAAGCCCTCAATCAACAAATCCAAGCCTAATGCAAATAAACTGGCCTGAGGGCGACCGTTTGACTTGGGCTTACGTTTTAATGGTCTTTGCTTATCATGATGAATACCGACATGATAAGCCCAACAAAACGCTAAAGCATTGACTGCCACTAACTTACTCACCCTATCCATCTTAGTCAAATGCGTCTCTTCAAGATTAAAACCACGACCTTTAAGACAAGCAAATAAACTCTCAATCTCCCAACGCTTGGCATAAATTGTCATCGCATCAAGGGTTTGTAGCTGATTGGTTGCTACAATCACTAAACCATGGTCTTTATCACGTTTGGCAAATACTCGGACAGCACAGCCATCGACTATCAATATCCGTCCATGTCGATAGGTTTCTTTGTGGGAGACATGACGCAATAAGTCTTTAATCTGTACCAGTTTGCCGTGATGGTTCACAACTTTGCTGTTTTTCTTAATACGGATGGCAAAGGGTATGTGATGCGCTGTTAGCCAGTTAAACCATAACTCACCAACAAATTCTCTGTCTGCCAGTATCATCTCAATATTGTCTTTACCAAACTGCTTGATAAAGCGTTCAATGAGTTCGGCTCGCTCAAGGTGGTTTGTGTTACCCCGTTTGTCTAGCATGTCCCAGTACAGTGGTATGGCAATGCCCTTATAGACCACCCCTAGCATAAATATGTTGATGTTGCTTTTCCCCCATTTCCAGTTGGTGCGGTCAATGGTAAGGGTGACTTTGCTAAGTCCAAATAGCCGATATATCAATATGGCTAATTGGTCATAGTCGATGACAGCACTGGCGATAAATCGCTGTAGCCTGCGGTAGTGACTGTCCGTCTTGCCACTATTAGGTAGGTGCCTTGCTATTTTTTTTTAGATTACTGCTTTGGGCGGTAATCAGGGCGATTATCATGAGGCTTAAACAGGTAATTCTTGCCTTGTTCATTGTAAGATTTTGCGTTAATATTTCACTGAGTCTGTTAAGGTTTGGCATAATGGTGGTTCGTGAGAAAAATTGTTATTATGCCATTGCTTTAACAGACTTTTTCGTTTTTTTGTCGTGTGCTGAGATATAAGTTATAGTAGCCAAACTTTAGCGTTTGCGTTACCCTATGCCAATTTTTTTAGATAATTTTTGCTTTATTAACAGTTGACCGATTATGACTTTACGTACCATTTTAAATTACCCAGACCCAAGGCTTCGTACCCTTGCCAAGCCTGTCACCCACTTTGATGATGAGCTAAAAACCTTGATTGATGATATGTTTGAAACCATGTATGCCGCCAAAGGTATTGGCCTTGCGGCGACACAAGTGGATGAGCACATTCAATTGGTGGTGATGGACTTATCTGAAGATGGCAGCCAGCCTCGGGTGTTTATCAACCCTGTTATCACCCCATTAGCCGATGAGTTATATAGCTACGAAGAAGGGTGTTTGTCTGTGCCAGAATATTATGACAAAGTCGATAGACCCAAACATGTCAGAATTGAGGCACTCGACGCGCAGGGCAACCCGTTTGTTGAAGAAGCACAAGGCCTACTTGCCGTATGTATCCAACATGAAATTGACCACTTAAATGGTAAAGTTTTTGTGGATTATTTATCCAAGCTCAAACAAGACCGTGCGCGTGATAAAGTGCGTAAAGTTATCAAACAACGTGAAAAAGATGCTGAACATAAAAGACTGTGATTTTTAACTGTAAGGGAAAACCATGACCACTCGCCCATCGCGTATCGCCACTGTCACACGAAATACCGCCGAAACCCAAATCACCGTGTCTATCAACCTTGACGGCACTGGTCAAGGCAGTATTGACACGGGCGTGCCATTTCTTGACCATATGCTTGACCAAATCAAACGACATGGCTTAATTGACATGGATATCACCTGTAACGGCGACACCCACATTGACGACCATCATAGCGTCGAAGATGTCGGTATCACGCTAGGTCAAGCCTTCAAACAAGCGATTGGCGATAAAAAAGGCATCGTGCGTTATGGGCATTTTTATGCGCCACTCGATGAAAGCCTTAGCCGTGCGGTAGTGGATATTTCAGGTCGTCCTGGACTGCACATGGATATCCCGTTTACCCGTGCGATGATTGGTGGGTTTGATGTGGATTTGTTCAGTGAATTTTTCTATGGCTTTGTCAATCATGCCATGATAACTATCCATTTGGATAACTTAAAAGGCAAAAACAGCCATCACCAAATTGAAAGTATCTTTAAAGCCTTTGCTCGTGCGCTGCGCATGGCGGTGGAATACGATGAAAGGGCGTTAGATAGATTGCCAAGCACCAAAGAAAGCCTTTGATAGCAACCTGTAAAAATAAAAGCCCTGTTTGAAACAAGGGCTTTTTTTATGCCAGTTTTTTTGTACTAATTTTTGCGTGCTAATTTTTGCGTGTTAGTCTTTAAAATTATTAAATTGCAGTGGCACACCAAATTGTTTTTCTTTCAAAAACGCCATCGCTTGCTGTAGCGTGTCTTTTTTCTTATCATTGACTCGTACTTTATCGCCTTGAATCGCTGCCGATACTTTCAAATCCGACTCTTTTAATGCCTTACTGATTTTTTTGGCAGTATCGCCATCAAGTCCATCTTTAAGATTGACCACCTTTTTCATTTGTTTGCCCGAGCCTTGATTATCCTGTGGGTCAAGCGACTGCAAATCTACCCCACGTTTTATCATGTTTTTCTCAAGCATGGCATACACGTTTTCCATCTGCAACTCATTGTCTGCGGTGATGGTGATTTTTTTGTCTTTCTCATTGAGTTCGACTTTAATATCACTACCCTTAAAATCAAACCGGGTGGCAATCTCTTTTTCGGTATTTTGTACGGCATGTTTAACTTCAAATAACTGTAATTCTGAAACCACGTCAAATGATGGCATGAGGTTTTCCTTATCAAATTTGTTGAATAAAATCTAAAAAATCTGCCCTATGATAACTGATTTTGTCGATTTTTAACAATTGACTAGCTGTTTTTACCCAAGTTAATCATATAAAATAAATCATAAACTATATAATGATTTAAAATACTGATTAAAATGATTAACTTTTTAATAACGCTGATTACAGTTTTTTACCTTATTTGTTTGTATAATGAGTAAGCAAATAGGTCATTTACTAAAAAATGTAGTATAACAATTTACCATAATAAGGAGTAGGACATGGCGTTTATCGATATGACTGGCAAACAAGTGCCAAGCGTGACTTTTCATACCCAGCAGCAAGGCAAATGGGTGGATGTTACCACGGATGAATTATTCAAAGGAAAAAAAGTCGTATTGTTCGCCTTACCAGGGGCATTTACACCAACGTGTTCATCACTGCATTTACCCCGCTACAATGAATTGGCAACTGAATTTGCCAAACTAGGCGTTGATGACATCGTGTGTGTCTCGGTCAATGATACCTTTGTTATGAATGCTTGGGCAAAAGACCAAGACTGTAGCAATGTGACCATGATTCCAGATGGTAACGGTGAGTTTGCTGAAGCGATGGGACGCTTAATTGATGACTCAGCAATTGGGTTTGGCAAACGTTCGTGGCGTTATTCGATGCTGGTCGATGATGGTAAAATCGTCAAAATCTTTGATGAACCCCAAGACAGCGGTAGTGATGACCCGTATGAAGTATCAGATGCTGATACCATGATTAAATACATTGACCCAAACTGGCAAGATAAACCCTCTGTCTCAATTTTTACCAAGCCTGGTTGCCCACATTGTGCCAAAGCCAAAGAAACGTTAACCCAAAAAGCCTTCCAGTTTGAAGAAATTGTACTTGGTAAAGACGCTACTATTACCTCAGTGCGAGCCATTACTGGTCGTGAAACCACCCCACAGGTGTTTATCGGTGGCAAACACATCGGTGGTAATGATGACTTACAAAAATATTTTGCTGATGCAAAATAATGTTTGATTAAATAAAAAAAGACAGTCTAGGCTGTCTTTTTTATTGGCTAGTTAAAATTATTTTCGATATCTTCAAGCGCCATCATCAAATTCATCACCTGCTCTTCGACTGCTTCAATGTCACTTTTTAATGCCGTCTGCTCATCGAGCAACGTTAACAAATCCGCTTTTCGGCTATCATCATACAGACCTGCATCACCCAGCTTTTCTTCAATCTCACCCAGCTGCGCCATGAATTTTTCTAGTTGCTTTTCCTCGTTTTCGATTTTTTTACGGATAGGCGCGGTGAGTTTACGCTGTTCAGCGGATTTTTTGCGTTGTTCTTCTTTGGATAACGCATTGGGCACGTTAGGTGTTTCACGTGAAACATCTGTTTTATAGTCCGCTAATTTTTTGTCTTCGAGCTTTTTATTATCGCTCGCTTGTTTGGCTTGCTGTTTGCGGGTCTGTGATAACCACTGACTATAATAAGCGATGTCATTGTCAAAGATGTTACATTGCCCGTCATGCACCAAATATAGCTCATCGCAAACATTGGCTATCATTTCTCGGTCATGTGACACCAGAATGACCGCCCCTTCAAATTCTTGCAACGCCATACTCAATGCTTGCCGCATCTCCAAATCTAGGTGGTTGGTCGGCTCGTCTAATACCAAAACATTGGGACGCTGCCATACGATGAGCGCAAGGGTGAGTCTTGCCCGCTCACCGCCAGAGAATAACTTGCTTTGGGTATCAATGCGCTCACCGCGAAAGTCAAAACTCCCTAAAAACGCGCGTAAATCAGCGTCTGAGGTTTTGCCTGCGAGACGCTGCAGCATCAACATGGGGGATGCTTCGCCATCAAGGCTATCCATTTGGTGTTGGTTAAAATACCCTAGTACCAAACTATCTGCGGCTTTACGCGTCCCAGACAAGATAGGCAACTCACCCACCAAGCCTTTAATGACCGTTGATTTGCCTGCGCCATTCATCCCTAGCAGCCCGATGCGGCTGTCAGGGGTAATTTGTAGGCGAATGTTCTCGATGAGTGCTACACCGTTGTAACCTACACTGGCATTATCTAGCACCAATAATGGCGATGTTAATTGCACAGGGGATTTGAAACGAAACTGAAACGGATTATCCGCCATGATAGGCGCTAGCTCGGTCATCCGTTCCAGCTGTTTGACACGGGCTTGCGCTTGTTTGGCTTTGGAGGCTTTGGCTTTAAAACGGCGGATAAAATCTTCAAGGTGGGCACGGGTTTCTTGCTGTTTTTCAAACTGTTGCTGCTGCTGGGCTAAGCGTTCACTACGGGTACGCACAAAGGTGCTATAATTGCCTGTATAAAGGGTCATTTGTTGGTTTTCAATATGCAAGATATTGCTCACCACATTATCCAAAAACGCTTGGTCATGCGAAATCATGAGTAGCGTGCCGTCATAGGCTTTGAGCCATTCTTCAAGCCACAAGATGGCATCCAAATCCAAGTGATTGGTCGGTTCATCAAGGAGCAATAAATCCGCTCGGCTCATTAAGGTTTTGGCAAGGTTTAGGCGCATACGCCAGCCGCCTGAAAAACTACTCACAGGTTGGCTTTCTTGGGCGACATTAAACCCAAGTCCTGTCATGATTTGGGAGGCTTTTGCAGGGGTACTGTAGCCATGGATATCATCAAAGCGCGTGTGCACATGGGCAAGCTCATCTTCTGACAAGCTATCCGGGTGGTTAATCTTATCTTGCAGCTCAAAGTATTCTTTGTCACCACTCAATACAAAATCTATCGCCGACTGGTCAGTGCTTTCAATCTCTTGCGCCATATGACCGATTTGCCAACTGTTGGGAACCGATAGACTGCCTGTGTCGAGCGCCAATTCACCTTCGCCTTTTTGGTTCAATAGCGTCGCAAAAAAACTGGATTTACCTGTGCCATTGTTGCCTGTTAACCCGATTTTCCAACCTGGATGGATTTGCAAATTAACATCTTTAAATAATACCCGCCCATCACGGCGAATACTGGCATCTTTTAGTTCTATCATAATCGGCTCAAAACTCAAAAAAATTGACTAAAATTAAATGGGAAAATTCTTGATAGTATAAAGCAAGCACCCCATAATAAGAAAAAAGTTTTTATAAGGAATACCCCGATGAGCGATACCGTAACTGATAGTATGGTTGATGGCGTGACTTTAACCGATAATGCTGCCAAAAAAGTGCGTAACCTACGTGATTCAGAAGGCAATAACGACTTGATGCTGCGAGTATATGTGACGGGTGGTGGCTGTTCGGGTTTTTCGTATGGTTTTAATTTTGAAGAAAACTTGGGCGATGATGATGCTACCTTTAGCAACGATGACGTAGCATTGGTCGTGGATAGTTTGAGCTACCAATATCTACATGGCTCAACCATTGATTATGTGGAAGGCCTGGAAGGCTCGCGTTTTACCGTCAACAATCCAAACGCCACCACAACTTGTGGTTGTGGTTCGTCATTTTCTATCTAGCTTTACTGGCTAATTTTACTGGGTTTCTTTACCTAGTTTGTTTGCATAATTAAAAGGCTTTAGTTTAAATTTTGGCTTAAATATATTTAGCAACTGTTAAGTTTAGCCTTTTAATTTTCGTTTAGCCTGTATTTGTTACCTTTGAACAAAATCATCTACATTTTTTCAGCGTTTATCAGATTTGATTTGTGTCATTAGCCTTTATCGGTAATAATGCTTCCATCAACAGCGTGCTGACACTTAACTGTGTTATCATCAAGTATCCTAATATAGGTTGATATTAATTTATTCTTGTGAATTACTTAATGTTAAATGTTTTAATGTTAAATGTTTTAATGATTTAAGTTTGTTAGCTAAGCAATTATTAATAAGCAATCTTTATTATTAGTTTAATAACACCAAGGAGGCTAAATTATCTTTAGACTCACTCAATAACATCGACGGTTTCATTGCAGCTGCATTGGTTGACAGCGAATCAGGTCTAGCACTTGCTACAACGGGTAATGGTATCGACCTTGAAGTTGCAGCAGCGGGTAACACTGAAGTAGTACGTGCAAAACGTAAAACTTCTAAAGCATTAGGTCTTAACGACAAGATCGAAGACATCCTAATCACATTAAGTAAACAATATCACTTAATCCGTCCACTAGTCCGTAACGAAAACCTATTTTTGTACCTAGTACTTGATCGCCAAAAATCAAACTTAGCCATGGCGCGTCATGAATTAAAAGGGTTTGAGACTGAATTAGATTTCTCTTAATGCCTTGTTGTTGATTAAAAGTTTTAGGTAAAAATTACCGCTTAATCAAATAATAGGATAGTTTTTATCATACCCACGGTATTTACTGTGGGTTTTTTACGTTTGGCGATTATCGCAATTGGTAATTTCGTCATCACGATATTTTGATAGTGTTTGTATAAATTTGGTGGCATAATTTCACACAATTAACAATAATTCTAGGATAACTATGACCCAAGCGCCTCAAACTTGTACTTCTTTGCAGCTACCTACTTGGCTGACCGCTGAAAACATTCATGGCATGCTACGGGGTATCGAAAAAGAAGGCTTACGTATGAGCTCTGAGGGATATATCGCCACTACCCCACACCCGGCAAAGCTTGGCTCAAAACTCACTCACCCTTTTATCACTACTGACTACGCCGAAAGCTTGTTAGAGCTAATTACTGAGCCAAAACCCACGGTGAAAGAAGCGCTTGATATGCTGCGTGATTTGCATATTGTGGTACAAAATGCTTTGACCGATGACGAGCTGTTTTGGCCGATGTCGATGCCTTGTATGATTTCGGGCGATGAAGATATTTTGCTGGCCGACTATGGCACCTCAAACTTAGGTAGATTAAAAACCCTATATCGTCATGGTCTAGGCATTCGCTATGGTCGCCGTATGCAGACCATTGCTGGACTGCATTATAATTTATCATTTGGTGATAATTTATTCACCGCTTGGCAACAGCAGATAGGTGATACCCAGTCATTAACTGAATTTAAAAATGAAAAATACTTGGGTCTGATTCGTAACTTTAAGCGTCTAAGTGGTATGGTGCTGTACTTGGTGGGTGCAAGTCCTGCCGTGTGCGCGTGTTTTTTAAAGGGTCGCGAGCATCCGCTAAAGCCAATGAACGCATCAACTTACTATTTACCCAATGCTACCTCTCTGCGTATGGGCAAACTGGGTTATCAAAATAGTGTACAAGATGATTTAGATATCTGCTACAATAGTCTCGATGAATATGTCGCAGGTTTGCGTAATGCCATCCACACGCCGCATCCTAATTTTACCGCGTTGGGACTCGATGATGACAATGGCTATCCCATTCAAATCAATGACCATATTTTGCAGATTGAAAACGAGTACTATAGCCCGATTCGACCCAAACAAATTACCCAACCTGGTGAAAGCCCCAGTGATGCGTTAGCTAAGCGCGGTATCGCTTATGTGGAACTCCGAGCGATTGACTTAGATCCGTACAGCGAAATCGGTATCAGCTTAAATACCGCCTGTTTTATGGAAATTTTGGCATTGTACTGCCTATTGCTGGACAGTCCTGACTTATTGCCCGATGAAGATGCCCTACTTGCTCAAAACCAAGAAAAAATTGTCAATCAAGGGCGCGAGCCAAATTTAATGATTGATACACTAGTAGGGCAAGTCGCATTTAAAGACTGGCTAGTACAGCATTTGCTCGGTATGCGTAAGCTATCAGAACTCATGGATGTCACCTATGGTAGCAATGATTACCGCAACGCGTGGCAAGCGATGATGGCAAAAGCGCAAAATCCAGACAACACCTTATCAGCGCAAGTGCTAGCCGATACCGAACGCTTTGATAGTAGCTGGCAGTTTGGTAAGTCACTGGCGCAAATGCATGCCAATCGTTTAAGACATCAAGGATTGGTCCCTGAGCAAATGACTTACTTCGAGCAGCTTGCCAAAGACTCTGTGCGTGAGCAAGCCGATATCGAGCAGAATGACACACAAGATTTTTATACGTATGTGGGTCAATTTCGCTAGTTAGCAGGTGCTAGTTATCAGGTATTGTTGCGCTGATTATTTTGTAGGGTTAAATTTCTAAAATTCTAAGCGCTATTGTTTGGCTTATTCTTTTTCACTAAATTGTTTGATGGTTTTTTTATGCGTGATGCTTCATTGACCCACAGCTTGTTAAGTTATCGGGGACTGGCAGGACTATTGACGTTAGCCAGCATTATTGGCATGAGTTTCGCCTATTTTTATTTGCAAGGGGTGGTAAAATTAGACCCGTGTCCGCTGTGCATCTTTCAGCGAATGGGTTTGATTGTGATGGGGATTTTTGCGTTTATCGCCTTTTTGCTCAATCCAAAACAAGCTTGGGCAAAGATTTTGTTGATGTTTGGCGCACTGCTTGGCATTTTGTGGTCAATTGCTGTGGCGATTCGCCATGTCTGGATTCAACACCTGCCACCTGACCAAGTCCCCTCATGTGGTCCTGGATTAGACTATTGGATGGATACGTTGCCGATTGCCCAAGTGTTAAAAGAAGTATTTAAAGGTTCTGGCGAGTGCGCGGTGATTGATTGGACGTTTTTAGGCTTTAGTATTCCAGAATTATCATTGGGATTTTTTAGCATTTTATTGGTAATGATTATTTTGGCGATACGTCAAAGCAATGCTCGATAACGCTATCGGTCGTGGTTTAAACCCATAAAAAAGGCGATAATCAATCGCCTTTTTTATTAGCTTTTTTAGTCGCTTTATTCCCATTCAATGGTCGCTGGTGGCTTACTTGAGATATCGTAGGTCACACGTGATACTTCTTTGATTTCATTCATGATGCGATTAGACACGGTTTCAATCAAATCATACGGTAAATGGGCAAAACGTGCTGTCATAAAATCGATGGTTTCAACCGCCCGTAATGCAATCACCCACGCATAGCGGCGACCATCACCGACCACGCCCACTGATTTTACCGGTTGAAATACCGCAAACGCTTGTGCGGTTTTCTCATACCACCCAGATTTTTCCAACTCTTGCATAAAGATGGCATCGGCTTGCCGCAAAATATCGGCATATTCTTTTTTCACTTCACCCAAGATACGCACGCCTAGCCCTGGACCTGGGAAAGGATGACGATAAATCATTTTTTCAGGTAGCCCTAATGTCACGCCGAGCTTACGCACTTCATCTTTAAACAAATCACGTAAGGGTTCAATGAGTTTGAACTGCAAATCGTCTGGCAAGCCACCGACATTGTGGTGAGATTTGATTACATGCGCTTTGCCTTGGTGACTTTTTGCCGATTCAATGACATCGGGGTAAATGGTACCTTGTGCCAAGAATTGAATGCCTTTGCCCTCACCCGACAGTTCACGTGCGGTATCCGCAAACACATCGATGAAGGTTTTGCCAATGATTTTACGTTTGGCTTCTGGATCGCTAACGCCAGCCAATGCGGTCAAAAAACGTTCTTCAGCATCCACGCGAATGACTTTAACGCCCATGTTTTCAGCAAAGATTTGCATCACTTGGTCGCCTTCATGGAGCCGTAACAAACCATTATCAACAAACACACAGGTTAGCTGCTCGCCAATCGCTTTGTGAAGCAGTGCGGCTACCACCGAGCTATCTACGCCGCCCGAAAGCCCCAGCAACACTTGCTCATCGCCAATTTGTTGTTTTAACTGCGCGACACGCATCTCAACGATATTGTCCGGTGTCCAGGCATTGGCACAGCCACAGATTTGGTGCACAAATCGGCTAATCAATGCTTCACCTTGCAAAGTATGGGTCACTTCTGGATGAAACTGCACTCCGTAATAATGCTTGCTTTCATTTGCCATTGCAGCAATTGGACAGCTTGGGGTTATCGCAGTCACTTCAAAGCCTGCAGGTAACTCAACAACTTTGTCGCCATGACTCATCCAAACGTGTAATTTGTTGGGCTCATCTTCAATGCCTTTAAAAAAGCTATCTTGAGCGGTTTTTTCAATGGTAGCAGCGCCAAACTCTTGGTGACTACTGGCTTCGATTTTGCCACCAAACCGATCTGCCATCGCCTGCATACCATAGCAAATGCCTAGTACAGGCACATTGATATCAAATACGGCGTCATTAATTTTTGGGCTATTTTCTGCATACACGCTCTCTGGACCGCCCGATAAAATAACCCCTTTTGCACCAAAGTCGTGAATGCGCTGTGCGTCAATATCGTATGGGTACATTTCACAAAATACCCCTGCTTCACGCACGCGGCGCGCAATCAGTTGACTGTACTGTGAACCATAATCCAATACCAAGATACGGTCTTGTTTGATTGAGTTGTTGGA is a window encoding:
- a CDS encoding LysM peptidoglycan-binding domain-containing protein yields the protein MTNYNTTTMKKLSFALLATLGMTVTSVAAANNPPPRIKADAPNRYVVKKGDTLWDISGKFLESPWRWKEIWATNKHIRNPHLIYPKDVIILCVIKGQKLVGVDTGEGCAGIEKAMNAPVTTTTVVSAAGSIAAIPLTAIETWLERNIIVSPDDFKTTPYVLASKDKNIITGVGNKIYAKGVPLIVGQRYGVYREGEPYVDPVTRKVIGLEVTQVAAGIVTSVASNGVSSIELKKSYGQEVREGDRVFVEVGQYLPPAFYPKPASVTRGGRVIRILNSISSAGRDGVIAINLGTSQGAEPGDVLTVYQKGALVLDGYSPVKGGAVRLPSEQIGHVMVFKAFNDISYAYVLDAESPIHEQDFLLPAVGN
- a CDS encoding IS4 family transposase, yielding MARHLPNSGKTDSHYRRLQRFIASAVIDYDQLAILIYRLFGLSKVTLTIDRTNWKWGKSNINIFMLGVVYKGIAIPLYWDMLDKRGNTNHLERAELIERFIKQFGKDNIEMILADREFVGELWFNWLTAHHIPFAIRIKKNSKVVNHHGKLVQIKDLLRHVSHKETYRHGRILIVDGCAVRVFAKRDKDHGLVIVATNQLQTLDAMTIYAKRWEIESLFACLKGRGFNLEETHLTKMDRVSKLVAVNALAFCWAYHVGIHHDKQRPLKRKPKSNGRPQASLFALGLDLLIEGLRLVLLNNDKAVFRQLVSFLTPKPMKIGWC
- the def gene encoding peptide deformylase, giving the protein MTLRTILNYPDPRLRTLAKPVTHFDDELKTLIDDMFETMYAAKGIGLAATQVDEHIQLVVMDLSEDGSQPRVFINPVITPLADELYSYEEGCLSVPEYYDKVDRPKHVRIEALDAQGNPFVEEAQGLLAVCIQHEIDHLNGKVFVDYLSKLKQDRARDKVRKVIKQREKDAEHKRL
- the hisB gene encoding imidazoleglycerol-phosphate dehydratase HisB, producing the protein MTTRPSRIATVTRNTAETQITVSINLDGTGQGSIDTGVPFLDHMLDQIKRHGLIDMDITCNGDTHIDDHHSVEDVGITLGQAFKQAIGDKKGIVRYGHFYAPLDESLSRAVVDISGRPGLHMDIPFTRAMIGGFDVDLFSEFFYGFVNHAMITIHLDNLKGKNSHHQIESIFKAFARALRMAVEYDERALDRLPSTKESL
- a CDS encoding YajQ family cyclic di-GMP-binding protein; this translates as MPSFDVVSELQLFEVKHAVQNTEKEIATRFDFKGSDIKVELNEKDKKITITADNELQMENVYAMLEKNMIKRGVDLQSLDPQDNQGSGKQMKKVVNLKDGLDGDTAKKISKALKESDLKVSAAIQGDKVRVNDKKKDTLQQAMAFLKEKQFGVPLQFNNFKD
- a CDS encoding glutathione peroxidase; the encoded protein is MAFIDMTGKQVPSVTFHTQQQGKWVDVTTDELFKGKKVVLFALPGAFTPTCSSLHLPRYNELATEFAKLGVDDIVCVSVNDTFVMNAWAKDQDCSNVTMIPDGNGEFAEAMGRLIDDSAIGFGKRSWRYSMLVDDGKIVKIFDEPQDSGSDDPYEVSDADTMIKYIDPNWQDKPSVSIFTKPGCPHCAKAKETLTQKAFQFEEIVLGKDATITSVRAITGRETTPQVFIGGKHIGGNDDLQKYFADAK
- a CDS encoding ATP-binding cassette domain-containing protein; its protein translation is MIELKDASIRRDGRVLFKDVNLQIHPGWKIGLTGNNGTGKSSFFATLLNQKGEGELALDTGSLSVPNSWQIGHMAQEIESTDQSAIDFVLSGDKEYFELQDKINHPDSLSEDELAHVHTRFDDIHGYSTPAKASQIMTGLGFNVAQESQPVSSFSGGWRMRLNLAKTLMSRADLLLLDEPTNHLDLDAILWLEEWLKAYDGTLLMISHDQAFLDNVVSNILHIENQQMTLYTGNYSTFVRTRSERLAQQQQQFEKQQETRAHLEDFIRRFKAKASKAKQAQARVKQLERMTELAPIMADNPFQFRFKSPVQLTSPLLVLDNASVGYNGVALIENIRLQITPDSRIGLLGMNGAGKSTVIKGLVGELPILSGTRKAADSLVLGYFNQHQMDSLDGEASPMLMLQRLAGKTSDADLRAFLGSFDFRGERIDTQSKLFSGGERARLTLALIVWQRPNVLVLDEPTNHLDLEMRQALSMALQEFEGAVILVSHDREMIANVCDELYLVHDGQCNIFDNDIAYYSQWLSQTRKQQAKQASDNKKLEDKKLADYKTDVSRETPNVPNALSKEEQRKKSAEQRKLTAPIRKKIENEEKQLEKFMAQLGEIEEKLGDAGLYDDSRKADLLTLLDEQTALKSDIEAVEEQVMNLMMALEDIENNFN
- the erpA gene encoding iron-sulfur cluster insertion protein ErpA gives rise to the protein MVDGVTLTDNAAKKVRNLRDSEGNNDLMLRVYVTGGGCSGFSYGFNFEENLGDDDATFSNDDVALVVDSLSYQYLHGSTIDYVEGLEGSRFTVNNPNATTTCGCGSSFSI